Proteins from a single region of Haloterrigena alkaliphila:
- a CDS encoding PQQ-binding-like beta-propeller repeat protein produces the protein MYPSLTRRRLLGVTGGSLLGASLLGPRIGTSNHAGPDAEDGWLQPRADSRNSATTADPGPGADGTVGWDRTLETHRRYEHAGLALVDGTLLVPTHRSLRAIDVGSGAERWRYAYRQPPPLGTHDRPQLDTEPRVRDGVVYLVFQTDVCALDLDSRRLRWRYELNSSSDGLHLFGNTVSVSALVDGGDRLLALDAETGLERWRQAGRLTPLAARSGLLVGAHYDDGRLVGLEAETGARRWESDAAIGASSLSRGQVAVADDFVAVVASNGDLTALETDSGNRRWTIPDESTDRSTHHDSIALDASNGALYWSRPNAESIDRIDLEGRDVWQRERSALEFGLSVGGETVYASRADGLLALEADTGDERFRVSVDTDDSDPFGSTPLIAGDRVYHLLGETVYEVSPQ, from the coding sequence ATGTATCCGTCACTGACCCGACGTCGATTGCTCGGCGTGACGGGCGGGTCGCTGCTCGGCGCCAGTCTCCTCGGTCCGCGCATCGGCACGTCGAACCACGCGGGTCCGGACGCCGAAGACGGGTGGCTCCAGCCGCGCGCCGACTCGAGAAACAGCGCGACGACGGCCGATCCCGGTCCAGGCGCGGACGGAACGGTCGGCTGGGATCGGACGCTCGAGACGCACCGACGATATGAACACGCGGGGCTCGCACTGGTCGACGGGACGCTGCTCGTCCCGACGCACCGATCGCTCCGGGCGATCGACGTCGGGAGCGGCGCGGAGCGCTGGCGGTACGCGTACCGACAGCCCCCGCCGCTTGGGACGCACGACCGCCCGCAGCTCGATACGGAGCCGCGGGTTCGCGACGGCGTCGTCTATCTCGTGTTTCAGACCGACGTCTGCGCGCTCGACCTCGACTCCCGTCGGCTGCGCTGGCGCTACGAACTCAACAGCAGCAGCGACGGGCTCCACCTGTTCGGGAACACCGTCTCCGTGTCGGCCCTCGTCGACGGCGGCGACCGGCTTCTCGCCCTCGACGCGGAGACGGGGCTGGAACGCTGGCGACAGGCCGGGCGGCTGACGCCGCTGGCCGCCCGCAGCGGGCTCCTCGTCGGCGCCCACTACGACGACGGCCGACTGGTCGGCCTCGAGGCCGAAACCGGCGCTCGACGCTGGGAGAGCGACGCGGCTATCGGCGCCTCGTCGCTGAGCCGCGGGCAGGTCGCGGTCGCCGACGATTTCGTCGCCGTCGTGGCATCGAACGGCGACCTGACCGCTCTCGAAACCGACTCCGGGAATCGACGGTGGACCATCCCCGACGAGTCGACCGACCGGAGCACGCATCACGACTCGATCGCACTTGACGCGTCGAACGGCGCACTGTACTGGTCGCGACCGAACGCCGAATCGATCGATCGAATCGACCTCGAGGGGAGAGATGTGTGGCAGCGAGAACGCTCGGCCCTCGAGTTCGGGCTCAGCGTCGGCGGCGAGACCGTCTACGCCTCGCGGGCGGACGGACTCCTCGCGCTCGAGGCCGACACCGGCGACGAGCGGTTTCGCGTCTCGGTCGACACCGACGATAGCGACCCGTTCGGCAGTACGCCGCTGATCGCCGGTGATCGCGTCTACCACCTACTCGGCGAGACGGTGTACGAGGTGAGTCCGCAGTGA
- the tnpA gene encoding IS200/IS605 family transposase, producing the protein MKTTRHATYNLNYHIVWLPKYRQSVLVNEVANRVRDILHEIADDKGLEIIDLTVQPDHIHLFVSSPPKHAPSLLANWFKGISSRKYNHRYADNDGEKIRWARGYYAGTAGHVSSETVQDYIQRHEEGDQ; encoded by the coding sequence ATGAAGACCACACGGCACGCGACCTACAACCTCAACTACCACATAGTGTGGTTGCCGAAGTACCGCCAGTCGGTACTCGTCAACGAGGTCGCCAACCGTGTGCGAGACATCCTCCACGAAATCGCCGACGACAAAGGCTTAGAGATTATTGACCTGACCGTTCAACCCGACCACATCCACCTGTTCGTCAGTAGTCCACCGAAGCACGCGCCGTCGCTTCTCGCCAACTGGTTCAAGGGTATTTCCTCGCGGAAATACAACCACCGCTACGCGGACAACGACGGTGAGAAGATTCGATGGGCGAGAGGCTACTACGCAGGAACGGCGGGTCACGTTTCCAGCGAAACGGTACAGGACTACATCCAGCGTCACGAGGAGGGCGACCAATGA
- a CDS encoding RNA-guided endonuclease InsQ/TnpB family protein, with product MTELTKTLELKLVDPNAHKRRKLRETRDTYQQALQDAFDAGCTTQTEANDIVVNYDLSGYAKNALKKYVPQLTTTYNAGDLHDDHPVRFTNEGLRLDHNPENAIEWYVKIPHHEDYHLWMPAQPNPDQRNWLEALNVGDAEMGESRLFQRDETWYLHVTATRDVEDCSEASEDERTPIGVDIGEASLVTVCHRDDHGSPTRPELWADEGKTVRRLRKTYFTATRRLQERGSDRIAESFGDDLWNQIDDVFHRVTREVVEYAESVENPVLVLEDLTYIRESMDYGEYMNRRLHGWGFAKLHAQIRYKAVEKGIPVETVNPRNTSKECHACGEVGYRPKQATFKCTNDDCWMGEYQADVNGAINIADRYLSGESRSREHPNDDDSAEDGAHLTAPQDSQADVEIQQLTLGTYAS from the coding sequence ATGACCGAACTCACCAAGACGTTGGAACTCAAGCTGGTGGACCCGAACGCGCACAAACGACGAAAACTCCGCGAGACGCGGGATACCTACCAGCAGGCCCTTCAGGATGCGTTCGACGCTGGTTGCACCACTCAAACCGAAGCGAACGACATAGTGGTCAACTACGACCTATCGGGGTACGCGAAGAACGCCCTCAAAAAGTACGTCCCGCAGTTGACGACGACGTACAACGCGGGCGACCTACACGACGACCACCCTGTTCGGTTCACCAATGAGGGGTTACGCCTCGACCACAATCCCGAGAACGCTATCGAGTGGTACGTCAAAATCCCGCACCACGAGGACTACCACCTCTGGATGCCAGCACAGCCGAATCCCGACCAACGGAACTGGTTAGAAGCGTTGAACGTTGGTGACGCGGAGATGGGCGAGAGTCGGCTGTTTCAGCGGGATGAGACGTGGTATCTGCACGTCACCGCGACCCGCGACGTGGAGGATTGTTCCGAAGCGTCCGAAGATGAACGGACGCCTATCGGAGTGGACATTGGAGAAGCGTCACTTGTCACGGTGTGTCACCGCGACGACCACGGTTCTCCGACTCGCCCCGAACTGTGGGCCGACGAGGGTAAAACCGTTCGTCGGCTACGCAAGACCTACTTCACCGCTACGCGACGGCTTCAAGAACGCGGAAGCGACCGTATCGCCGAATCGTTCGGCGACGACCTGTGGAACCAGATAGACGACGTGTTCCATCGTGTCACCCGCGAAGTCGTGGAGTACGCAGAATCCGTTGAGAATCCCGTACTGGTTCTGGAAGACTTGACGTACATTCGGGAGTCGATGGACTACGGCGAGTACATGAACCGTCGTCTTCACGGATGGGGGTTCGCCAAACTCCACGCGCAGATACGCTACAAAGCCGTCGAGAAAGGGATTCCCGTCGAGACGGTCAATCCGCGTAACACGTCGAAGGAGTGCCATGCGTGCGGTGAAGTCGGGTATCGCCCGAAGCAGGCGACGTTCAAATGCACGAACGACGACTGCTGGATGGGCGAGTACCAAGCGGATGTGAATGGGGCGATAAACATTGCAGACCGCTACCTCAGCGGAGAGAGTCGTTCCAGAGAACACCCGAACGACGATGACTCGGCTGAGGATGGGGCGCATTTGACCGCGCCACAAGACAGCCAAGCCGATGTTGAAATCCAGCAGTTGACGCTTGGAACGTATGCGTCTTGA
- a CDS encoding tRNA(Ile)(2)-agmatinylcytidine synthase: MTVVGLDDTDSRERGMCTTYVAAQIAKRLRREGNTVSRLLLVRLNPAVEYKTRGNAALAIHTDANPDYAFALARERLESLAETADERTNPGLVVTGDGLDAVADDVSEFTRAAIRDHLQIRDATELLERRGYRSWHTGDGRGRIGALAAVGAWNALEEWTHEHISYRAPDQWGTPREVDRESVFEAADRGYPAVWDTVDRGEGETVCVPHTPGPILYGIRGDDPDAVRDVADRIAGEPVDSSQSFVTNQGTDVHLRDGTLESVTDGRAYRVNGVVASAPETRRGGHVFVALEGDRGESPDDNDTDDGDTDDGDRDDGDPERLECAAFEPTKRFRDRVRALRVGDRITACGEVARGTLKLEKFAVRELVTTERVTPTCPDCERTMESAGRGQGYRCRDCGTRAEGKTERPLERDLETGWYEVPPCARRHIAKPLVRGGFDAPTHPER, translated from the coding sequence ATGACCGTCGTCGGCCTCGACGATACCGACTCTCGCGAGCGGGGAATGTGTACGACCTACGTCGCCGCGCAGATCGCGAAGCGACTGCGCCGGGAGGGGAATACGGTCTCGAGACTCCTCCTCGTGCGACTCAATCCCGCCGTCGAGTACAAGACGCGGGGGAACGCCGCGCTCGCGATCCACACCGACGCCAATCCCGATTACGCGTTCGCGCTCGCCCGCGAGCGACTCGAGTCGCTGGCCGAAACCGCCGACGAGCGGACGAACCCCGGGCTAGTCGTCACCGGCGACGGACTCGACGCCGTCGCCGACGACGTGAGCGAATTCACCCGCGCGGCGATCCGCGACCACCTCCAGATTCGCGACGCCACCGAACTGCTCGAGCGGCGGGGCTACCGCTCGTGGCACACTGGGGACGGCCGCGGCCGGATCGGGGCGCTCGCCGCCGTCGGCGCCTGGAACGCCCTCGAGGAGTGGACTCACGAGCACATCTCCTACCGCGCTCCCGATCAGTGGGGCACGCCGCGCGAGGTCGACCGCGAGAGCGTCTTCGAGGCGGCCGATCGTGGCTACCCCGCGGTCTGGGACACGGTCGACCGGGGCGAAGGCGAGACCGTCTGCGTGCCCCACACGCCCGGCCCGATTCTATACGGGATCCGCGGCGACGACCCCGACGCCGTCCGCGACGTCGCCGACCGCATCGCAGGCGAACCCGTCGACTCGAGCCAGTCGTTCGTGACTAATCAGGGAACCGACGTCCACCTCCGGGACGGAACCCTCGAGTCGGTGACTGACGGTCGCGCCTACCGGGTCAACGGCGTGGTCGCGAGTGCGCCCGAGACCCGCCGCGGCGGCCACGTCTTCGTCGCCCTCGAGGGCGACCGCGGCGAATCGCCCGACGACAACGATACTGACGACGGCGATACTGACGACGGCGACCGTGACGATGGCGACCCCGAGCGCCTCGAGTGCGCCGCCTTCGAACCCACCAAACGCTTTCGCGACCGCGTGCGGGCGCTCCGCGTCGGCGATCGAATCACCGCCTGCGGCGAGGTTGCGCGGGGAACGCTCAAACTCGAGAAGTTCGCGGTTCGGGAGCTCGTGACGACCGAGCGCGTGACGCCGACCTGTCCCGACTGCGAGCGGACGATGGAGAGCGCCGGCCGCGGGCAGGGGTATCGGTGCCGGGATTGCGGGACGAGGGCGGAGGGAAAGACGGAGCGCCCGCTCGAGCGCGACCTCGAGACGGGGTGGTACGAGGTGCCGCCGTGTGCGCGCCGCCACATCGCGAAGCCGCTGGTCCGAGGCGGGTTCGACGCGCCGACGCATCCGGAGCGGTAG
- a CDS encoding transcriptional regulator, with the protein MSRSALVGNVTAMLEDAGFVVSDRCAIRPKSFDIAARRGEDLILVKILGNIDAFNEATGHEMRRLGTYLNATPIVIGLRSRDEDLKPDVVYFRHGVPVFSPDTAYNLFIEDVPPLIYAAPGGLYVNIDGDLLADERQDRDWSLGQLATELGVSRRTVSKYEDGMNASVEVAMELEELFDAPLTSPVSVLDGADEVHETEATPDDPAADPDDEEVVAVLTRAGYNVHPTLRSPFKAVSRDEEDDNDDDVVLTGHSEFTKAAEKRARIMSSIGHVTHTHSVYVVDRAKQESVDGTALVERDELEQLRDAAELRKVIRERAEPEEAA; encoded by the coding sequence ATGTCCCGCTCCGCACTGGTCGGCAACGTAACCGCGATGTTAGAGGACGCGGGATTCGTGGTCAGCGACCGGTGTGCGATCCGGCCGAAGAGTTTCGATATCGCCGCGCGCCGGGGAGAAGACCTCATTCTGGTCAAGATCCTCGGCAACATCGACGCGTTCAACGAGGCGACGGGCCACGAGATGCGACGGCTCGGCACCTACCTCAACGCGACGCCGATAGTCATCGGCCTGCGGAGTCGCGACGAGGATCTCAAGCCGGACGTGGTCTACTTCCGCCACGGCGTCCCCGTCTTCAGCCCCGACACGGCGTACAACCTGTTCATCGAGGACGTCCCGCCGCTGATCTACGCCGCGCCCGGCGGCCTCTACGTCAACATCGACGGCGACCTGCTGGCCGACGAACGACAGGACAGAGACTGGAGTCTCGGACAGCTGGCCACCGAACTCGGCGTCTCCCGGCGCACCGTCTCCAAGTACGAGGACGGCATGAACGCTTCCGTCGAAGTTGCGATGGAACTCGAGGAACTGTTCGACGCGCCCCTGACGAGTCCCGTCTCCGTCCTCGACGGGGCCGACGAGGTCCACGAGACGGAGGCGACGCCCGACGACCCGGCGGCCGACCCCGACGACGAGGAGGTCGTCGCCGTCCTCACGCGGGCCGGCTACAACGTGCATCCGACGCTCCGCTCCCCGTTCAAGGCCGTCAGCCGCGACGAGGAAGACGACAACGACGACGACGTCGTGCTCACCGGCCACTCCGAGTTCACGAAGGCCGCCGAGAAACGCGCCCGGATCATGAGTTCGATCGGTCACGTCACCCACACCCACTCGGTGTACGTCGTCGACCGCGCGAAACAGGAGTCCGTCGACGGCACCGCGCTCGTCGAGCGCGACGAACTCGAGCAGCTCCGCGACGCGGCCGAACTCCGGAAGGTCATCCGGGAGCGTGCCGAACCCGAAGAGGCGGCCTGA
- a CDS encoding glutaredoxin family protein: MADITMYELPGCPYCAKVRSKLDDLDLEYDVIEVPRSHDERTEVEKVSGQTGVPVISDDANGVEGMSESDDIVEYLEKTYGNGAA, translated from the coding sequence ATGGCTGACATCACGATGTACGAACTGCCCGGCTGTCCGTACTGCGCGAAAGTCCGCTCGAAACTCGACGACCTCGACCTCGAGTACGACGTGATCGAAGTGCCCCGCTCGCACGACGAGCGCACCGAAGTCGAGAAGGTCAGCGGCCAGACCGGCGTCCCCGTCATCAGCGACGACGCCAACGGCGTCGAAGGGATGTCGGAGAGCGACGACATCGTCGAGTACCTCGAGAAGACGTACGGCAACGGCGCGGCGTAA
- a CDS encoding NCS2 family permease gives MGASDTLGDYFGVGEHDSDVGTEIVAGITTFLAMSYIILVNPFILADAIQIQGYGYIEVVQMIAIGTIIASAVAIFVMAFYANRPFGLAPGMGLNVFFAYTVVLGMGIPWETALAAVFVEGIIFIVITAVGAREYVIRLFPEPVKFSVGAGIGIFLLFIGLLEMSIVVPDPDTAVALGDLATSPAALLGLFGLLLTFVLWARGLTGAIIIGIVATTAVGWVTYLTGLAGSAVLPQALVGDDGGLSFAVVTSPQYDISPLLFAFVDGLQDVDPLTFALVVFTFFFVDFFDTAGTLIGVSQFGGFLDEDGNLPDIDEPLMADAVGTTVGAMVGTSTVTTYIESSTGVEEGGRTGLTALVVGLLFLATLVLIPLIAIIPAYASFIALVVVGIIMLEGVLDVDWDDPAWAVSAGLTITIMPLTYSIANGLAAGIIVFPVIKAATGKFGDVRPGQWLMSLILVGYFYVYTSGMLG, from the coding sequence ATGGGGGCATCAGATACGCTCGGCGACTACTTCGGCGTCGGCGAACACGACTCCGACGTCGGTACCGAAATCGTCGCGGGGATCACGACGTTCCTCGCGATGTCGTACATCATTCTGGTCAATCCGTTCATTCTGGCGGACGCGATTCAAATCCAGGGGTACGGCTACATCGAGGTCGTCCAGATGATCGCCATCGGGACGATCATCGCGTCGGCCGTCGCCATCTTCGTGATGGCCTTCTACGCGAATCGACCGTTCGGTCTCGCGCCGGGGATGGGACTGAACGTCTTCTTCGCGTACACGGTCGTGCTCGGGATGGGGATCCCGTGGGAGACGGCACTCGCCGCGGTGTTCGTCGAGGGGATCATCTTCATCGTCATCACGGCGGTGGGCGCCCGCGAGTACGTGATTCGACTGTTCCCCGAACCGGTGAAGTTCTCCGTCGGGGCGGGGATCGGGATCTTCCTCCTGTTCATCGGGCTGCTCGAGATGTCGATCGTCGTTCCGGATCCGGACACCGCGGTCGCGCTCGGTGATCTCGCGACGAGTCCGGCGGCGCTGCTCGGACTGTTCGGCCTGCTCCTGACGTTCGTGCTCTGGGCGCGCGGTCTCACCGGCGCGATCATCATCGGTATCGTCGCGACGACGGCGGTCGGCTGGGTGACGTACCTGACTGGGCTCGCCGGCTCGGCCGTTCTCCCGCAGGCGCTCGTCGGCGACGACGGGGGTCTTTCCTTCGCGGTCGTCACATCGCCTCAGTACGACATCTCGCCGCTGCTGTTCGCGTTCGTCGACGGCCTGCAGGACGTCGACCCGCTCACGTTCGCCCTGGTCGTCTTCACGTTCTTCTTCGTCGACTTCTTCGACACCGCCGGGACGCTCATCGGCGTCTCCCAGTTCGGCGGCTTCCTCGACGAGGACGGCAACCTCCCCGACATCGACGAGCCGTTGATGGCCGACGCGGTCGGGACGACCGTCGGCGCGATGGTCGGCACCTCGACGGTCACGACGTACATCGAGTCCTCGACCGGCGTCGAGGAAGGCGGGCGCACGGGACTGACGGCGCTGGTCGTCGGCCTCCTCTTTCTCGCCACGCTCGTGCTCATTCCGCTGATCGCGATAATTCCCGCCTACGCGTCGTTCATCGCGCTGGTCGTCGTCGGGATCATCATGCTCGAGGGTGTCCTCGACGTCGACTGGGACGATCCGGCGTGGGCGGTCTCCGCCGGGCTGACGATCACCATCATGCCGCTCACCTACTCGATCGCGAACGGGCTGGCGGCCGGGATCATCGTCTTCCCGGTGATCAAGGCCGCGACGGGCAAGTTCGGCGACGTTCGCCCCGGCCAGTGGCTCATGTCGCTGATCCTCGTCGGCTACTTCTACGTCTACACGAGCGGGATGCTCGGCTGA
- a CDS encoding glycerate kinase type-2 family protein: MIENRDRLATTDAREVALECVEAGIAAGQPRRVIREAVSLEGDETLRVGDATYHLEHYDEIVVLGGGNAAVHVAAALEDVLGDRIDGGLVVTDDPGETQYVSVREGDHPVPSERGVESTRDLLAAADAADEDTLVLAAITGGGSALMPAPAGDVSLEALQATTTALLESGADIGEINAVRKHCSALKGGRLARRVAPATVVSLVFSDVVGNDRSVIASGPLAPDASTFADALAVLERYGIDAPERVVDRLERGAAGEVDETPGPDDPAFDNVSTHVIADGMTVLEAARDVATERGYEALVLSSRVRGEAREAATTHIAIAEEALATGTPVSPPAVLLSGGETTVTVRGDGTGGPNQEFATSAAVEIADGGGPENGIIVAAVDTDGIDGATDAAGALVDGTTVADGERDRAHAALADNDVYPYLEERDALIHTGPTGTNLNDLRLIVVD, translated from the coding sequence GTGATCGAGAACCGGGACCGACTGGCGACGACTGACGCCCGTGAGGTCGCCCTCGAGTGCGTCGAAGCCGGGATCGCGGCCGGACAGCCCCGGCGCGTGATCCGCGAGGCGGTCTCCCTCGAGGGTGATGAGACGCTCCGCGTCGGCGACGCGACGTACCATCTCGAGCACTACGACGAGATCGTCGTCCTCGGGGGCGGCAACGCCGCGGTCCACGTCGCCGCGGCGCTCGAGGACGTCCTCGGCGATCGAATCGACGGCGGCCTGGTCGTCACGGACGACCCCGGCGAGACCCAGTACGTCTCCGTGCGCGAGGGTGACCACCCGGTCCCGAGCGAGCGCGGCGTCGAGAGCACGCGCGACCTGCTCGCGGCCGCCGACGCCGCCGACGAGGACACGCTCGTGCTGGCGGCGATCACCGGCGGCGGCAGCGCGCTCATGCCGGCGCCCGCGGGCGACGTCTCGCTCGAGGCCCTGCAGGCGACGACGACCGCGCTCCTCGAGAGCGGCGCCGACATCGGCGAGATCAACGCCGTCCGAAAGCACTGCTCGGCGCTGAAGGGCGGGCGACTGGCCCGGCGGGTCGCCCCGGCGACTGTCGTCTCGCTGGTCTTCAGCGACGTGGTCGGGAACGATCGCAGCGTGATCGCCAGCGGTCCCCTCGCGCCCGACGCGTCGACGTTCGCGGACGCGCTCGCCGTTCTCGAGCGATACGGGATCGACGCCCCCGAGCGCGTCGTCGACCGCCTCGAGCGCGGCGCGGCCGGCGAGGTCGACGAAACGCCGGGTCCCGACGATCCCGCGTTCGACAACGTGTCGACTCACGTCATCGCCGACGGGATGACGGTGCTCGAGGCCGCGCGCGACGTCGCTACCGAGCGAGGCTACGAGGCGCTCGTGCTCTCCTCCCGCGTGCGCGGCGAGGCCCGCGAGGCGGCCACGACCCACATTGCGATCGCGGAGGAGGCGCTGGCCACCGGAACGCCGGTCTCGCCGCCGGCAGTGCTCCTCTCGGGCGGCGAGACGACCGTGACGGTCCGGGGCGACGGGACGGGCGGTCCCAATCAGGAGTTCGCGACGAGCGCGGCCGTCGAAATCGCGGACGGAGGTGGCCCCGAGAACGGAATCATCGTCGCCGCGGTCGACACCGACGGGATCGACGGCGCGACCGACGCCGCAGGTGCGCTCGTCGACGGAACGACGGTCGCGGACGGCGAGCGGGACCGGGCGCACGCGGCGCTGGCCGACAACGACGTCTATCCGTACCTCGAGGAGCGCGACGCGCTGATTCACACCGGTCCGACGGGGACGAACCTGAACGATCTGCGTCTCATCGTCGTCGACTGA
- a CDS encoding potassium channel family protein — MRFVIVGYGRVGSRTARILSEEGHHVVLVDNDLERIERAEADGFETVQGDGADEAVLVDAGIETADAIGAFTPDLNANFAACMVGTHHGCRTVLRIDEDYREDIYEKYAENVDEIIYPERLGAAGAKTAMLGGDFNVVADLATNLQLTVLEIKDGSPAVGKRMSELDLPEGARIYAHGRERESLTIPLPGTELAVGDEVAVITETDRADDVRKTLMPASA, encoded by the coding sequence ATGAGATTCGTCATCGTGGGATACGGACGGGTCGGCTCGCGAACGGCACGGATTCTGTCCGAAGAAGGCCACCACGTCGTGCTCGTCGACAACGACCTCGAGCGAATCGAACGCGCGGAGGCCGACGGGTTCGAGACGGTGCAGGGCGACGGCGCCGACGAGGCGGTGCTGGTCGACGCGGGGATCGAGACCGCCGACGCGATCGGCGCGTTCACGCCCGACCTGAACGCCAACTTCGCCGCCTGCATGGTCGGCACCCACCACGGCTGTCGGACGGTCCTCCGGATCGACGAGGACTACCGCGAGGACATCTACGAGAAGTACGCGGAGAACGTCGACGAGATCATCTACCCCGAACGGCTCGGCGCCGCCGGCGCCAAGACGGCCATGCTGGGCGGCGACTTCAACGTCGTCGCCGACCTCGCGACGAACCTCCAGTTGACCGTCCTCGAGATCAAGGACGGATCGCCGGCGGTCGGCAAGCGAATGAGCGAACTCGACCTCCCCGAGGGGGCGCGGATCTACGCCCACGGTCGCGAGCGCGAGTCGCTGACGATTCCGCTGCCGGGGACGGAACTCGCGGTCGGCGACGAGGTCGCGGTCATCACGGAAACAGATCGGGCAGACGACGTCCGGAAGACACTGATGCCCGCGAGCGCCTGA
- a CDS encoding DNA methyltransferase, protein MADDGDGDRDRHRQSRLFTDDDGEFDAERAREESLPVEDGEVIDTDELADHQTYLEGRGIYDERNRVNDLTGKEWKYATKSVIAEGYPPDLQHDLRSEHGGQKPPRLCAELIGRFSKAGDTVLDPFAGVGGTLLGASLCEHESTGLREAIGFERNRRWIEIYETVLERENEERRERDEPPLADQDVRHGDCADLIAEIPDDSIDLLLTDVPYWHMDELEQTRNERETRESKLGAFDAGDGDATDASVDGDETDTSVDGDETSIRTGDDVGDTVRSSTDAEEETQSKDEWLADMAAKFERFADAVAPGGHLVVFIGDMYREQSYEFLSADLAQAIESTAPVTLAANLIWYDPTKELHVYGYPFSFVPSMVHQNVLVFRPESEG, encoded by the coding sequence ATGGCAGACGACGGCGACGGGGACCGGGACCGGCACCGCCAGAGCCGCCTGTTCACGGACGATGACGGCGAGTTCGACGCCGAACGGGCACGGGAGGAGTCGCTGCCGGTCGAGGACGGCGAGGTGATCGATACCGACGAACTGGCCGATCACCAGACCTACCTCGAGGGCCGCGGGATCTACGACGAGCGCAACCGGGTCAACGACCTCACCGGCAAGGAGTGGAAGTACGCGACGAAGTCCGTGATCGCCGAGGGCTACCCGCCGGACCTCCAGCACGACCTGCGCAGCGAGCACGGCGGCCAGAAGCCCCCGCGGCTCTGCGCCGAACTGATCGGCCGATTCAGCAAGGCCGGCGACACCGTCCTCGACCCCTTCGCCGGCGTCGGCGGCACCCTGCTGGGCGCGAGCCTCTGTGAACACGAAAGCACCGGGCTCCGGGAGGCGATCGGCTTCGAACGCAATCGGCGGTGGATCGAGATCTACGAGACCGTCCTCGAGCGCGAGAACGAGGAGCGTCGCGAGCGCGACGAGCCCCCGCTGGCCGACCAGGACGTGCGCCACGGCGACTGCGCCGACCTGATCGCGGAGATCCCGGACGACTCGATCGACCTCCTGCTGACCGACGTCCCCTACTGGCACATGGACGAACTCGAGCAGACGCGCAACGAACGCGAGACCCGGGAGAGCAAACTGGGAGCGTTCGACGCCGGCGACGGGGACGCGACCGACGCGTCGGTGGACGGCGACGAGACCGATACGTCGGTGGACGGCGACGAAACGAGCATCCGGACGGGTGACGACGTCGGCGATACGGTTCGCTCGAGCACCGACGCAGAGGAGGAGACCCAGTCGAAAGACGAGTGGCTGGCCGACATGGCCGCGAAGTTCGAGCGGTTCGCCGACGCGGTCGCGCCGGGGGGCCACCTGGTCGTGTTCATCGGCGACATGTACCGGGAGCAGTCATACGAGTTCCTCTCGGCCGATCTCGCGCAGGCGATCGAGTCGACCGCGCCGGTGACGCTCGCGGCGAACCTGATCTGGTACGATCCGACGAAGGAGCTGCACGTCTACGGCTACCCGTTCTCGTTCGTCCCGTCGATGGTCCACCAGAACGTGCTCGTCTTCCGCCCCGAAAGCGAGGGCTGA
- a CDS encoding DUF7513 family protein: MSFVSKYFKGWTFRDSTPSFEAGDEISVFVAESNGTEGHVYVGDTHLIVEGAGPETVEKRVRLRITEFDESESTGRAEFLEVVGESSYTG; this comes from the coding sequence ATGAGCTTCGTCAGTAAGTACTTCAAGGGATGGACGTTCCGCGACTCGACACCGTCGTTCGAGGCCGGCGACGAGATCAGCGTCTTCGTCGCCGAATCGAACGGGACCGAGGGCCACGTCTACGTCGGCGACACCCACCTGATCGTCGAGGGGGCCGGCCCCGAGACCGTCGAGAAACGCGTCCGGCTCCGCATCACGGAGTTCGACGAGAGCGAGTCGACCGGGCGCGCGGAGTTCCTCGAGGTCGTCGGCGAGAGTTCCTACACCGGTTGA